A window of the Gemmatimonadota bacterium genome harbors these coding sequences:
- a CDS encoding lipopolysaccharide kinase InaA family protein: MIGSRAPSPPPAFREIPGSRLRAWARPELEEWVRGALGTCGTLHAAARRDAGGATKLTGRAPVFVVRRGDTAWAVRRYTRGGAVASFLGDRYLHLGSPRPLSELAASEGLRRLGVPTPRILALAVYRAGPFYRADLATELVPDATDLVEFLFQPRSNASAATRQREILHESGSLVRRLAEVGGYHRDLNAKNLLVRNSSMAPRIYLIDLDRCRVGVGAKDRSLSRMAGRLRSSLTKWGHKTGHWLDAADWDALATGLGSPSEGTNSGPEGYQTR, from the coding sequence ATGATCGGTTCCCGAGCCCCCTCCCCCCCCCCGGCCTTTCGCGAGATCCCCGGGTCGCGCCTCCGTGCCTGGGCGCGCCCCGAGCTGGAGGAATGGGTGCGCGGGGCCCTGGGGACGTGCGGGACGCTCCATGCTGCCGCTCGCCGGGACGCCGGCGGAGCCACGAAGCTCACGGGACGCGCGCCGGTCTTCGTGGTGCGGCGGGGAGACACCGCATGGGCCGTGCGCCGTTACACCCGCGGGGGAGCGGTCGCCTCGTTTCTCGGCGACCGGTACCTTCACCTCGGCTCTCCCCGCCCTCTCAGCGAGCTCGCGGCGAGTGAGGGACTCCGCCGGCTTGGGGTCCCAACGCCACGAATCCTCGCTCTGGCGGTGTACCGCGCGGGCCCTTTCTACCGGGCCGACCTGGCGACCGAGCTCGTTCCCGACGCGACGGACCTCGTCGAGTTCCTCTTTCAACCACGGTCCAACGCCTCGGCGGCCACCCGGCAACGCGAGATTCTCCACGAGTCCGGCTCCCTCGTGCGCCGGCTCGCCGAAGTGGGGGGATACCACCGGGACCTGAACGCGAAGAATCTCTTGGTCCGGAACTCTTCCATGGCGCCACGGATCTATCTCATAGACCTCGACCGCTGCCGCGTCGGTGTCGGCGCCAAGGATCGCTCCCTCTCCCGAATGGCCGGCCGCCTCCGGTCTTCCCTGACGAAGTGGGGGCATAAGACCGGGCACTGGCTCGACGCCGCCGACTGGGATGCGCTGGCGACGGGGCTCGGGTCCCCTTCGGAGGGCACTAATTCGGGGCCTGAGGGTTACCAAACTCGTTAG
- the cyoE gene encoding heme o synthase, whose protein sequence is MPTQEHTADRAAPSLARSYYELTKPGIAGFAMMTAGVSYYVATAGRADFLPVLYTLAGMLLASAGALALNQYAERDLDALMDRTRRRPLPSGRIRPRDALAFGLVLVAAGASLLWVTVGTLPALLTLVSAAAYNLIYTPLKSRSYAATLAGAIPGGMPALIGWSAATGEVTLGALVLFGIGFLWQIPHVLALAWLLREDYARAGFLMAPPADPEGRTIGRHMILYASALIPVSLLPTPLGLTGTIYLVGALALGAMLLGFAVVARGEMSRRAVRRVFLGSLAYQPLLLALMLVDTVRG, encoded by the coding sequence GTGCCCACGCAAGAACACACCGCCGATCGGGCCGCCCCGTCACTCGCGCGTTCGTATTACGAGCTCACGAAGCCAGGGATCGCCGGCTTCGCGATGATGACCGCCGGGGTCTCTTATTACGTGGCGACCGCGGGGCGCGCGGACTTCCTCCCCGTCCTTTACACCCTCGCGGGGATGCTTCTCGCCAGCGCCGGCGCCCTGGCCCTCAACCAATATGCCGAGCGGGACCTCGACGCCCTGATGGACCGGACCCGCCGGCGCCCGCTCCCCTCGGGCCGCATTCGCCCGAGGGATGCGCTCGCCTTCGGCCTCGTCCTGGTCGCCGCGGGCGCCTCCCTGCTCTGGGTGACCGTCGGCACCCTCCCCGCACTTCTCACTCTCGTCTCGGCCGCGGCCTACAATCTGATTTATACCCCGCTCAAGTCCCGCTCGTACGCGGCCACCCTCGCGGGAGCCATCCCCGGGGGCATGCCGGCCCTGATCGGGTGGAGCGCGGCGACCGGAGAGGTGACCCTCGGAGCCCTAGTGCTCTTCGGAATCGGATTCCTCTGGCAGATTCCGCACGTGCTCGCCCTCGCCTGGCTCCTCCGAGAGGACTATGCCCGGGCCGGGTTCCTCATGGCGCCGCCCGCGGATCCCGAAGGAAGGACCATCGGTCGCCACATGATTCTGTATGCTTCCGCCCTCATCCCGGTGAGCCTCCTTCCCACTCCGCTCGGATTGACCGGAACCATTTACCTCGTCGGTGCGCTGGCACTCGGGGCCATGCTCCTCGGATTCGCGGTCGTCGCGCGCGGGGAGATGTCGCGCCGCGCGGTGCGGAGAGTCTTCCTGGGCTCGCTCGCCTACCAGCCGCTCCTGTTGGCCCTCATGCTCGTAGACACCGTGCGAGGCTGA
- a CDS encoding TonB-dependent receptor — MRVPRAVSGPVSAALSLWLLGAAPAAALQIAPADTIPLAPVEVSVLRTPLLETASPLAIATLSGEDLQRGRSGFFLDQALYGLPGVQVQNRYNPAVGERVAIRGFGARAQFGLRGIRVIVDGIPATLPDGQSSLDHLDVGSLERVEVIRGPASALFGNASGGVLSFTTRGPALTPYNLEVTGVTGSDGLYRGQLTASGTVNGTGYIFAISGQTWDGYRNIAPASPRVDTLGTSYGSSERFGLNAQLSRGMAGGELSLTANLVDLDAESAGSKAGNFAPEVFREIADTYLRFRTGKTLKQQQVGLRWQGPLGAALEGDFSLYGVHRTINNPIPSDIIDLSRNGGGVRAQLGSTIASALGDLRWRGGVEYDLQDDDRSEVVVEFQSGLPLDEPYLDQAEEVSSIGAFIQGTLELPGGAVALAGLRYDRQEFTATDRVPVTPENPDDSGSRTLDAISPSIGVSVPAGPSLTFFGSIGTVFETPTTTELANRPDAAGGFNPDLDPMKGESYEAGLRGAIGNSATFEVTTYQTDLRNELVPFEVEGSPGVTFFRNAGRSRHRGVEASLAFASADGVFRQNVTYSYTNARFRAYELGDENLAGNQIPGVAPQRLQAVTRVSPDPFWVDAAWTYSDEVVANDLNTASAPSYMIVDLRAGVSDLVVGNLSLSPWVAVINVADKDYIASVAVNAFGSRFYEPGPDRSLQVGLTAKWGGGN, encoded by the coding sequence GTGAGAGTTCCGAGAGCCGTTTCAGGTCCCGTTTCCGCGGCGCTCTCGCTCTGGCTCCTCGGCGCCGCGCCGGCCGCCGCACTGCAGATTGCTCCCGCAGACACCATTCCGCTCGCTCCCGTCGAGGTGTCGGTACTCCGGACCCCTCTGCTCGAAACCGCCTCTCCGCTCGCGATCGCGACCTTGAGCGGGGAGGACCTCCAGCGGGGGCGCAGCGGATTCTTCCTCGATCAGGCGCTTTACGGGCTCCCCGGCGTCCAGGTGCAGAACCGGTACAATCCCGCGGTCGGTGAACGTGTGGCGATCCGCGGATTCGGGGCGCGGGCGCAGTTCGGCCTCCGCGGAATTCGCGTCATCGTGGATGGGATCCCGGCGACACTTCCGGACGGCCAGAGCAGCTTGGACCACCTCGACGTTGGATCGCTGGAACGTGTCGAGGTAATTCGGGGCCCCGCCTCCGCCCTCTTCGGGAACGCCTCCGGCGGAGTCCTCTCCTTCACGACGAGGGGTCCGGCCCTGACACCCTACAATCTCGAGGTGACGGGGGTGACCGGGAGCGATGGTCTTTACCGCGGCCAACTCACGGCATCCGGAACGGTGAACGGCACCGGGTACATCTTCGCGATCTCGGGCCAGACCTGGGACGGTTACCGGAATATCGCCCCGGCGTCTCCGCGCGTGGATACCCTCGGCACGTCGTACGGCAGTTCCGAGCGCTTCGGCCTGAATGCCCAGCTTTCTCGAGGCATGGCGGGCGGAGAGCTCAGCCTGACGGCGAACCTGGTGGATCTGGACGCCGAGAGCGCGGGTTCGAAAGCGGGGAACTTCGCGCCGGAGGTCTTCCGCGAAATCGCCGATACCTATCTTCGGTTTCGCACGGGGAAGACGCTGAAACAGCAGCAGGTAGGCCTCCGCTGGCAGGGGCCGCTCGGAGCCGCGCTGGAGGGAGACTTTTCCCTTTACGGCGTCCACCGGACGATCAACAACCCGATTCCGAGCGACATCATCGATCTTTCGCGGAACGGCGGAGGCGTGCGCGCGCAACTCGGAAGCACGATCGCGAGCGCGCTCGGCGACCTGCGTTGGCGTGGGGGCGTCGAGTACGACCTCCAGGACGACGACCGCTCGGAGGTCGTAGTGGAGTTCCAGTCCGGACTCCCCTTGGACGAGCCCTACCTCGATCAGGCAGAGGAGGTCTCGAGCATCGGCGCCTTCATCCAGGGCACGCTTGAGCTCCCCGGAGGCGCGGTTGCGCTCGCCGGCCTCCGCTACGACCGCCAGGAGTTCACCGCGACGGACCGGGTCCCGGTGACACCGGAGAACCCCGACGACTCCGGAAGCCGCACCCTCGACGCCATCAGCCCCTCCATCGGCGTCAGCGTTCCCGCCGGACCCTCCCTCACATTCTTCGGATCCATCGGGACGGTATTCGAAACGCCGACGACCACGGAGCTCGCGAACCGGCCCGACGCGGCGGGAGGATTCAATCCCGATCTCGATCCCATGAAGGGTGAGTCCTACGAAGCGGGGCTCCGGGGCGCGATCGGCAACTCGGCGACCTTCGAGGTCACGACCTATCAGACGGATCTGCGAAACGAGCTCGTGCCCTTCGAGGTCGAAGGCTCCCCCGGCGTGACATTCTTCCGCAATGCGGGACGCTCGCGCCACCGGGGCGTGGAGGCGAGTCTCGCCTTCGCGAGCGCCGACGGTGTCTTCCGCCAGAATGTCACCTACAGCTACACCAACGCCCGATTCCGCGCCTACGAGTTGGGCGACGAGAATCTCGCCGGCAACCAAATTCCGGGAGTCGCTCCGCAGAGGCTTCAGGCGGTCACTCGGGTGAGCCCGGATCCATTCTGGGTCGATGCCGCGTGGACCTATTCGGACGAGGTCGTGGCGAACGACCTGAACACCGCGTCCGCTCCGTCTTACATGATCGTGGACCTCCGCGCGGGGGTGTCCGACCTGGTGGTCGGGAACCTGAGCCTCTCGCCCTGGGTCGCGGTCATCAATGTGGCCGACAAGGACTACATTGCGTCGGTCGCCGTGAACGCCTTCGGGAGCCGCTTTTACGAACCCGGTCCAGACCGCTCGCTTCAGGTCGGTCTCACCGCGAAGTGGGGAGGCGGCAACTAG
- a CDS encoding cytochrome c, whose protein sequence is MRSTIGLFWVGALLMAGCSTTSGSAQTAGPAPVDEVAGGVTIMDGVFTTAQADRGQRTAQANCFGCHSQNEWANPMLLSVRSGRPIGDFVESIRMTMPYDSPGRLTRQEYTDIVAYMLRLNRIPAGETELPSDEAGQAAIMVVPASDWTARGKRSPSGPRPGAARSFEVGEPAGSPPSFSPSGPETLLPGLRRGGPAPRGSPWRENRAAPIHFSKI, encoded by the coding sequence ATGAGATCCACGATTGGGTTGTTCTGGGTTGGCGCGCTCCTGATGGCGGGCTGTTCCACGACCTCCGGATCGGCACAGACCGCCGGGCCCGCCCCCGTGGACGAGGTGGCCGGGGGCGTCACGATCATGGACGGCGTGTTCACGACCGCCCAGGCCGATCGGGGACAACGAACGGCTCAGGCGAACTGCTTCGGTTGCCATTCCCAGAACGAATGGGCCAATCCGATGTTGTTGAGCGTCCGGTCCGGGCGGCCGATCGGCGACTTCGTCGAGAGCATTCGCATGACCATGCCCTACGACTCGCCCGGGAGGCTCACCCGCCAGGAGTACACGGACATCGTCGCGTACATGCTCAGGCTGAACCGCATTCCCGCCGGTGAAACCGAGCTGCCGAGCGACGAGGCCGGACAGGCGGCGATCATGGTGGTTCCAGCCTCGGACTGGACCGCTCGGGGGAAACGTTCTCCAAGCGGCCCACGGCCCGGCGCCGCGCGGAGTTTCGAAGTGGGGGAGCCCGCCGGCTCCCCCCCTTCTTTTTCGCCCTCGGGTCCTGAAACACTCCTCCCGGGACTCCGGCGTGGCGGTCCGGCCCCAAGGGGTTCCCCATGGCGGGAAAATCGCGCCGCTCCGATCCACTTCTCCAAGATCTGA
- the typA gene encoding translational GTPase TypA — protein MSIRNVAIIAHVDHGKTTLVDKMLRQAGIFRDNQAMQERVLDSNPLERERGITILSKNTAVYWRGLKINIVDTPGHADFGGEVERILRMVDGVLILVDAVEGPMPQTRFVTRKALELGLMPVVVINKVDRPAARPKEVHDEVLELFMELEASDRQLDAPFLYASGLQGWAATKPDEDGTDLVPLFDAIKNTVPAPSGDASRPFQMLVSTLDHSSYLGRIAIGRIEGGRVRVGDSVALLPYGDPGRVPDEEGVEARVSKLFAFRGLERIEVQEASAGDIIALAGLEGVEIGKTLTDPAHRERLLGIQVEEPTLSVDFTVNNSPFAGRAGKFVTTRQVRERLFRELERNVALRVEDTDQTDTFQVSGRGELHLSILMETMRREGYEFQVSRPRVITKRDPAGNRLEPYEEVLIDVPEAMVGIVMEKMGPRRGELLEMRPSVESTTRLRFRIPARGLFGYRSEFLTDSRGLGILNHHFLEYGPWAGPITGRRRGVLVADRQGETIPYALFSLQERATMFVKPGDPVYPGMIVGEHVRPGDLDVNVCKEKKLTNMRASGSDENVRLEPARILTLELALEFIEDDELIEVTPDGLRLRKRQLDPNARKKTLRATASQQA, from the coding sequence ATGTCCATCAGGAACGTCGCGATCATCGCGCACGTGGACCACGGGAAGACGACTCTCGTGGACAAGATGCTCCGCCAGGCGGGAATCTTCCGGGATAACCAGGCGATGCAGGAGCGCGTGCTCGACTCGAATCCGCTCGAGCGCGAGCGCGGCATCACCATCCTTTCCAAGAACACAGCAGTCTACTGGCGGGGTCTTAAGATCAACATCGTGGATACCCCGGGTCACGCCGACTTCGGGGGGGAGGTGGAGCGGATTCTCCGGATGGTGGACGGAGTCCTGATCCTCGTGGACGCCGTTGAGGGCCCCATGCCCCAGACCCGCTTCGTGACGCGCAAGGCACTCGAGCTGGGGCTGATGCCGGTCGTCGTGATCAACAAGGTGGATCGCCCTGCCGCTCGCCCGAAGGAAGTGCACGACGAAGTCCTCGAGCTCTTCATGGAACTGGAGGCGTCGGACCGTCAGCTCGACGCTCCTTTCCTCTATGCCTCCGGGTTGCAGGGGTGGGCCGCGACGAAGCCGGACGAAGATGGCACGGACCTGGTTCCCCTCTTCGACGCCATCAAGAACACGGTCCCCGCTCCGTCGGGGGACGCCTCCCGTCCCTTCCAGATGCTCGTCTCCACCCTCGACCACTCGTCTTACTTGGGAAGGATCGCGATCGGGCGCATTGAGGGGGGAAGGGTACGAGTCGGAGACTCGGTCGCCCTCCTGCCTTACGGCGACCCAGGCCGTGTCCCGGACGAAGAAGGCGTGGAGGCCCGCGTATCGAAACTCTTCGCCTTTCGGGGGCTCGAGAGGATCGAAGTACAGGAAGCTTCCGCGGGGGATATCATCGCGCTCGCCGGCCTCGAGGGGGTGGAGATCGGGAAGACGCTCACCGATCCCGCGCACCGCGAGCGGCTATTGGGGATCCAGGTCGAGGAGCCCACCCTTTCCGTGGACTTCACGGTGAACAACTCCCCCTTCGCGGGACGGGCCGGAAAATTCGTGACCACCCGGCAGGTTCGTGAGCGTCTATTCCGGGAGCTCGAGCGGAACGTCGCCCTCCGGGTCGAGGACACCGACCAGACCGATACCTTCCAGGTTTCCGGGCGTGGCGAGCTCCATCTCTCGATCCTCATGGAAACGATGCGGCGCGAGGGGTACGAGTTTCAGGTTTCTCGCCCACGGGTGATCACGAAGCGCGACCCGGCAGGGAACCGGCTCGAGCCCTACGAGGAAGTCCTCATCGACGTTCCCGAAGCCATGGTCGGGATCGTCATGGAGAAGATGGGGCCGCGCCGCGGAGAGCTCCTCGAGATGCGCCCGTCCGTGGAGTCCACGACGCGCCTGCGTTTTCGTATTCCGGCGAGGGGGCTCTTCGGCTACCGCTCCGAGTTCCTGACCGACTCGAGAGGACTCGGGATCCTGAACCACCACTTCCTCGAGTACGGGCCCTGGGCGGGACCGATCACCGGCCGCCGGCGCGGCGTCCTCGTGGCCGACCGCCAGGGGGAGACGATCCCCTATGCGCTTTTTAGTCTCCAGGAGCGCGCGACGATGTTCGTGAAACCCGGAGACCCGGTTTATCCCGGAATGATCGTGGGCGAACACGTCCGCCCCGGGGATCTCGACGTGAACGTGTGCAAGGAGAAAAAGCTCACGAACATGCGGGCGTCGGGCTCGGACGAAAATGTGCGCCTCGAGCCCGCGCGGATCCTCACTCTGGAGCTCGCGCTCGAGTTCATCGAAGACGACGAGCTCATCGAGGTCACACCCGACGGGCTACGGCTCCGGAAGCGTCAGCTCGATCCCAACGCACGCAAGAAGACGCTGAGGGCCACCGCATCGCAACAGGCGTGA
- a CDS encoding L-aspartate oxidase: MSEAPQGDPDPAPRHAPRPRAVDVLVVGSGVAGLSAALELGRHPLRPKTLVATRGTLGGHGASPLAQGGVAVAFDPTDSPELHADDTRAAGAGLARPELVEILTRDGPDRVRELIRIGTAFDRGPSGRLALGLEAAHSRRRILHARGDRTGAEVTRALREAVQGSAAIEVAEHVEVLELLVRNGRVEGVLARDGAGDLVRIEAAAVLLATGGAGRAYLKTTSPPGLNGDGLAMAAFAGARLMDLEFVQFHPTALNVHADPLPLMTEALRGAGARLVDQHGEPVLDPDEGDELASRDKVARALWARIREGIPVFLDCRKALGGKGAEAFPGVYALCRSHGVNPDSELVPVTPAAHYHMGGIAVDEDGRSSLRGLWAAGEVSASGVHGANRLASNSLLEGLVFGPRAARSMARAIAQSFGPQGTRSDPRINGSMGTFDAPPLAPEAVLRVRTILWEQVGVIRSAAGLESALAELDALEEKLRRLSTPPVRPLLLVARLITRTALLRTESRGCHFRTDFPEPDPGAPRHSQVEVGPDGLAIRAFLAEAPTEPAPPAEVSSPA, encoded by the coding sequence ATGAGCGAAGCCCCGCAAGGGGACCCCGACCCAGCTCCCCGTCACGCTCCACGGCCCCGCGCAGTGGACGTCCTCGTGGTGGGCTCGGGAGTCGCCGGCCTCTCCGCCGCGCTGGAGCTCGGCCGCCACCCTCTTCGCCCTAAAACGCTGGTCGCGACTCGCGGAACGCTCGGGGGCCACGGCGCCTCCCCCCTGGCGCAGGGCGGAGTCGCCGTGGCCTTCGATCCCACGGACTCTCCCGAGCTGCACGCGGACGACACTCGCGCGGCGGGTGCCGGCCTCGCGCGTCCCGAGCTCGTAGAGATTCTGACGCGTGACGGTCCCGACCGGGTTCGGGAGCTCATCCGTATCGGCACCGCCTTCGACCGGGGACCGTCCGGACGCCTCGCCCTCGGACTCGAAGCCGCGCATTCTCGCCGACGAATCCTCCACGCACGCGGAGACCGCACCGGAGCCGAGGTCACCCGTGCGCTCCGCGAGGCGGTACAAGGCTCCGCCGCGATCGAGGTCGCCGAGCACGTGGAGGTGCTCGAGCTCCTCGTGCGGAACGGAAGGGTCGAGGGTGTTCTCGCCCGCGACGGCGCCGGCGATCTCGTCCGCATTGAGGCCGCCGCGGTCCTCCTCGCCACGGGGGGTGCCGGGCGGGCTTATCTCAAGACGACCTCGCCCCCGGGGTTGAACGGGGATGGCCTTGCGATGGCCGCGTTCGCCGGCGCGCGTCTCATGGACCTCGAGTTCGTGCAGTTCCACCCCACCGCCCTCAACGTGCATGCGGACCCTCTTCCCCTCATGACCGAGGCGCTCCGAGGTGCCGGGGCCCGCCTCGTGGATCAACACGGGGAACCCGTGCTGGATCCCGACGAAGGCGACGAGCTGGCCTCGCGCGACAAGGTGGCGAGGGCCCTCTGGGCCCGGATTCGGGAGGGAATCCCCGTATTCCTGGACTGCCGGAAGGCGCTCGGGGGAAAGGGGGCCGAAGCCTTTCCGGGAGTCTACGCCCTCTGCCGGTCACACGGAGTGAATCCCGACTCCGAGTTGGTCCCCGTGACACCCGCCGCTCACTACCACATGGGAGGGATCGCGGTGGACGAGGACGGGAGAAGCTCCCTTCGCGGGCTCTGGGCCGCCGGAGAGGTGTCGGCCTCCGGGGTCCACGGCGCGAATCGGCTGGCGAGCAACTCCCTGCTCGAGGGACTCGTGTTCGGTCCCCGCGCCGCCCGCTCCATGGCGCGCGCCATCGCCCAATCCTTCGGGCCCCAGGGGACCCGCTCGGACCCACGGATCAACGGTTCGATGGGCACCTTCGACGCGCCTCCCCTCGCACCTGAGGCCGTCCTTCGGGTCCGCACGATCCTCTGGGAACAAGTCGGCGTCATTCGAAGCGCGGCGGGCCTCGAGAGCGCGCTGGCCGAGCTGGACGCGCTCGAAGAGAAGCTGCGGCGCCTTTCGACTCCACCTGTTCGTCCCTTACTTCTCGTGGCACGACTGATCACCCGCACGGCGCTCTTGAGGACCGAGAGCCGCGGCTGCCACTTCCGCACCGACTTCCCGGAACCGGACCCGGGCGCCCCTCGGCACAGCCAGGTGGAGGTCGGGCCCGACGGCCTCGCGATCCGCGCCTTTCTCGCGGAAGCTCCGACCGAACCCGCCCCACCCGCGGAAGTCTCCTCACCCGCTTAG
- the nadA gene encoding quinolinate synthase NadA: protein MPASASTTVAEPLEYTPEIARATAELYSRLRGVIPEVEWPFHAPYIHRIEQLKIERNAVILAHNYQTTEIFHGVADYRGDSLGLAQEGARTDADVIVLCGVHFMAETAKILSPEKTVLIPDLRAGCSLAESITGADVRRMRARHPGAPVVSYVNTSADVKAESDICCTSSNAVKVVESLGAKKVIFLPDEYLASYVASQTKVEIIPWDGRCEVHERFTADEVRRYRRATPDLVVLAHPECPPDVLAEADYVGSTSGMARFVQEKKPVRVAMITECSMSDNVAAENPDVEFIRPCNLCPHMKRITLPRILRSLETLEHRVEVDSGVAQRARRAVEAMLAVGRGSGG, encoded by the coding sequence ATGCCAGCTAGTGCCTCCACAACGGTTGCCGAGCCGCTCGAGTACACGCCGGAAATCGCGCGAGCGACCGCGGAGCTCTATTCGCGTTTGCGAGGAGTCATTCCCGAAGTCGAATGGCCTTTTCACGCGCCCTACATCCACCGGATCGAGCAGCTCAAGATAGAGCGGAACGCGGTCATCCTCGCGCACAACTACCAGACGACGGAGATCTTCCACGGGGTCGCGGACTATCGGGGTGACTCGCTCGGGCTGGCGCAGGAGGGGGCCAGGACCGACGCTGACGTGATCGTCCTCTGCGGCGTCCACTTCATGGCCGAGACCGCGAAGATCCTGAGCCCGGAAAAAACGGTGCTCATTCCGGACCTCCGCGCCGGCTGCTCGCTCGCCGAGTCCATCACCGGCGCGGACGTCCGCCGGATGCGGGCCCGGCACCCCGGCGCGCCCGTCGTGAGTTACGTGAACACATCGGCCGACGTGAAGGCCGAGAGCGATATCTGCTGCACTTCTTCGAACGCCGTGAAGGTCGTCGAATCCCTCGGGGCCAAAAAAGTCATCTTCCTCCCCGACGAATACCTGGCGAGTTACGTGGCCAGCCAGACGAAGGTCGAGATCATCCCGTGGGACGGTCGTTGTGAGGTACACGAGCGCTTCACGGCGGACGAAGTCCGGAGATATCGGCGCGCCACGCCGGACCTCGTCGTTCTCGCGCACCCGGAGTGCCCGCCCGACGTCCTGGCCGAAGCCGATTACGTGGGCTCGACCTCGGGGATGGCCCGTTTCGTCCAGGAGAAGAAGCCGGTGCGGGTCGCGATGATCACGGAGTGCTCCATGAGCGACAACGTCGCGGCGGAGAACCCGGACGTCGAGTTCATCCGACCATGCAACCTTTGCCCGCACATGAAGCGGATCACCCTTCCCCGGATTCTCAGGTCCCTGGAGACCCTCGAGCACCGTGTGGAGGTGGACTCCGGAGTCGCCCAGCGCGCTCGCCGGGCCGTTGAAGCGATGCTGGCCGTCGGCCGGGGAAGCGGGGGATGA
- a CDS encoding deaminase: MPVLFKDLVPENTHPLNMVEVADASEVAAYSLDRPPLFEVYMRMAEDLAKRSTCRRLSVGTVITDPMLENVVAIGYNGNVRGFPNDCDSPIPGACGCIHSEMNALVKAPGLLHDKVVFVTASPCVMCAKLMVQARVAHLFYREPYRDADGLAVLGRAGVVAVRYDRWRDSWRDPPAPPL, encoded by the coding sequence ATGCCGGTCCTCTTCAAGGATCTCGTTCCGGAAAACACACATCCGTTGAACATGGTCGAGGTGGCCGACGCGAGCGAAGTCGCCGCTTACAGTCTCGACCGGCCGCCCCTCTTCGAAGTGTACATGCGGATGGCGGAGGATCTCGCCAAGCGCAGCACCTGCCGCCGCCTTTCGGTGGGAACGGTGATCACCGATCCGATGCTCGAAAACGTCGTCGCGATCGGGTACAATGGAAACGTGCGGGGCTTTCCGAACGATTGCGACTCCCCGATCCCCGGGGCGTGCGGGTGTATCCACTCGGAGATGAACGCCCTCGTGAAGGCCCCCGGCCTTCTGCACGACAAGGTAGTCTTTGTCACCGCGTCGCCCTGCGTCATGTGCGCGAAGCTCATGGTTCAGGCCCGGGTGGCGCACCTCTTTTACCGGGAGCCGTATCGCGACGCCGACGGGCTGGCCGTCCTCGGGCGGGCCGGGGTCGTCGCGGTCCGCTACGATCGATGGCGAGACTCCTGGCGTGACCCACCAGCCCCGCCCCTCTGA